atcaaactaaaagggattaaaaataaattttaaaccgcaattccgctgcgctacagttgattaattGGCTATAATCCGTAACACTTGGTTCTCAAAAAACACCTTGAAACCTTTCAGCAATAGTTGTCCAACACTCAACAGattttgatcaatttcaggcacaTACAATACATCAGAAATAGTTTTAGTACCTGAATAGCTTTCAAAAGCTACCGTTCCTTTTCCTTTCACTGCAATATAGTCGCCATTCCCGATTCTTACTTTTGAGGTTTCAGATTTGTCAAGCTCTCTGAAGAGTTTTTCATCATTTGTCATGTGGTTAGTGCAACCACTATCAATCAACCAATTATCACTTGAACTGCAGCCCACAAAACAAGTTGCAACAAACAGGTGCTCTTCTTCTTGTTGATCTGCAACTTGAGCTTCAATTTCTTGCTGTTGGTCTTTGTTCTTGTATATTACTTCAGCATGCCCAAGCTTGTGGCACTTATTGCATCTCATGTCAGGCTTTCTCCAACATTTGAAATGAGGATGATTATTCCTTCCACAATGCTGACATGGAGGAAACTTTCCTCCTTTTTTGTTGTTGGAGTAATTACTACCATTGGTAGTAGTTTTAACGAGGTTCTTGTTTCCCTTCTCCTTCTTGTAAGGACTTCCAACACTACGTTGTAGCTTGGCTTGTAATGCACCCTCCGCTGACACTTCTTGTCTCATCATCTTTCGTTGCTCTTGTGCCTGCAATGCACTTAGTAATTCTGCCAAAGTAATCTTTGACATGTCCTTAGTATTTTGTAAGGAAGCTATTGTTACTTCAAACTTCTCAggtattgttacaagaatttgctCAATAATTCTACTATCAGGAAGTTCAGAACCAAATAATCTTACCTTGTTTACAATACTGAGAAGTCTGTCTAAGTATTCCTTAATTGTTTATGATTCCTTCATTCTCAGCCTTTGGAATTCTCTACGAAGATTCATCACCTTCATGCCTTTGATTTTTTCATCACCTTGGTATTCCTCCTTGAGAAATATCCATATTGTATTAGCTGATTCCAGAGTCATAATTCTGGAAAAAATTGTTGGAGTTAATGCAGCATATAGGCAAGCTTTTGCCTTGAACTTCCTTGCCTTTTTGTCTTTGTGATGTTTCATTTGAGCCATTGTTGGGTTGTCAGCTAAAGGTGGAATGACGTAATCCTCCTCTACTGCTTCCCAGAGATCAGATGCTTCCATATGAGTTTTCATCCTTACAGCCCAAACCTGATAGTTCTCTCCATCAAACACAGGTGGAGcatttgaaatagaagaaaaagaACTTTCTGTTTCCATGTGTTTAGATGGATTTTTAGGGAATAGGTTGGGTTTTAGGTTTCACTCTGATAACAATCACAAATCTCTCACAAGTCCCTTAAGAAAatcagctctgataccaatttgctGGTGTCAAATAGAAGAACTTAAGGAAGACAAGAATTGGACTGTAAAGTCTGTATTTTATTGAATGAAAACACTTgcttaaatacataaatatattaacAGAAAATGCAATAAATCAGGAACATATCCCACTTCTAATCAGATAAATAGGAAGTAACAAACAAACAACTAAATCCCTATAAAATAGGAAATAACAACTAAAGAatcagaaaatatattttaaataggcTGTTGTAATTCAAAAGAATATCTGTAGCCTTGTCATCATGCCAACTCAGCACAATCTAATTTACAGCTCATGAGGCATATTTCAACACTCTAAATTTTAACTATAGAGGGATCTTATTCCTTTAAtgttatttttgtcataatcaaaacttAATCAAAATTGGGTTTCAACAACAAATACATGTAAACCAATTTATAAACTTAGATACATGATCAGTAGCTCTCGAATCAACAATCTAGTTCTCTTTATTTGCAAAACAACTAAAAATAGCTCTACCTAAATTACATGTACCAAAGTCAACACTAGAAGTATTAACAAAATTAGATTCCCGAGCAACTACAGAATTAAAGGATGGTGCTGGAGAAGGTTATGCAATAGAAACGTTACTAGATTTGTCCATAGTCTGCAAAGGAGTCAACATCTTGTTATATAGTTCAAGTGTGAACATTGTAGATGGAATAGATTCAGAAATATCAGTTTCTCTAGCTACATTTGCTGCAACTCTCTGCTTATGCTTAGAATTTGGTGGATACTCATGCTTCTTAAGGCATTGGTCCATTATATGTCCTTCTTGTCACAATAAGAGTAAAATGGTCATTCTCATTTCTTTTAATTCCCATAATTCCTCTTTTCATACTGACCACCATGATCTTTCCCGATTTGTCCTAAAACAGTCTTTATTGTAGCACAAGTATGTGAAATTTGTGGTGTAAATTTGCAAGAAGGAAATGCACGCAAATTGATCAATTCTTCCCAAACTATTTGCAATTTTGTAAAGTAATCTGTAACAGAAAAATCTCATTAAACAATAGTAAGAATCGCATCTTGCAATTTTGCAATATGTAGTACTTCCTTGTGTAAaacgatttttgagattttacCTAACTTGTGCGGAAGTATCAACTAAAGTATAGACTGTCATTAAAGGAGATAAAGCATGCTTAATCCAAGAAAAAACTAACTGATTACATTTATCCCAAACATATTGATTTTGTTCATGAATCATAGCTAATGACAGAGATCCATCAACAAAACTATATTTATTCTTCATAATTAAAGATCTTTTTTTATAGATGTACTCTaagaaaaatagtttttacTATTAAGAGGTTGAGTCATACGCACCAAATCTAGATTCCTACCAGGATGAACAAAGAAACTCGAAGGATTTTGAAATGCATCCAGTGATGCCGACATATTTCTTAAACATATATTAGAATTTTTAACTTTTCCTATCCAAGCAGCAATATAAGACATTCAAGTTTCATAAAAACCTTTGCGATACTGAATAAGAAGTCACGATCTAAAGATATGAAACTAAAAAAAGAACTCAATCAAAGCGGAACGAgtttaattaaataaagaacATCAACCGATTTCCATATCATTCTTAATCTTTGACGAAATGTAgaattttcttctctaataccATAATAGAATTGAGAATGAAAAAAAGAATGAATAGGTTCATTAAAGTAGATTTCAGAAAATGGATTCAGAGAGAGAAAACAAAGTACCATATAACAGCTAGTGTATAGAATACTGATCTATTTATAAAACTACATTTCTTATTAATTAACACCTATAATTCTATTAGTAAATTATTGTATTAAAACAATGAGTGAAAAAATATTTCAGAAACTATAAGATTAGAAGAAGAgctatataaaattttatacgTGAATTTTTAATTTCTGATAAATTTtatggataaaataaaaaaattataactttAAAAAATTATCAAGATTCATAATGTTTAATATTAGTTTTAAGAtattatatcaaataataaacaaaatgataatatgaatttaagagaataaataatatatttataatatattatagaAATTTTGTTATTGCTTTTGTGCTTCCAAAGGGCAATCCTGTAATTATCCCAAACTCCTTTGCACTATATCTCAACTCCAATCCCCTCACATTGAAACATATCTCCTTATCACATGTTTCAATTAGAGTAATTTGTCTAGTTAACAACGTGTGGATAAACAACCCGGACAGAGAGGGAAAATCTCGTCTGAGATAAGCTCCGAAACAACATTCACTAAATAATGCTAATTGTTTGGCAGTCAAATTTTCTCTGATAACTTCACGCACGGGCGTGTTAAACCTGTTAGATACTTGCGCGGATGAATTTAGGGCAAATGGATATTTGAAGTTTATCTCAgtctttctctttttgttcGGTTGTGATACCCTTTGATAATGCTGCAAATAAGACAAATAATCAGAAAAATACAGAAAAAATGCGACAGGCGACAGAGTATCTAGTCTGTCGTACCtgttgtattttttaaaaatgcgACAGTCTAGTCTGTCGTACCTGTCGTATTTTTGAAAATACGACAGACAACATAGTATATTTTCAAATTTGCACCATCATAGTTTGTCGTACCTGTCGTATTTTTGAAAATACGACAGGCAACATAGTATATTTTCAAATTTGCACCATCATATGCACCCCTGAGATGATGTAACTTATCAATTTGAATCCTACAATCATTAATATCAATCTGATTGTATCATATAATCATCAAAATTGAGATTAATCATTAATGCCCATCTATTTGTATCATATAATCATCAAAATTGTTCCTACACTTAAATTATTCCTACATCCATCCTCTTCGAAGAAAAACATTCATATAAATGTGTATTTCACATCATAACAAAATGAGattaatgcacttttgacaGAATGTTGCAACAAAGCTTCTAAGGATATCACATCAAATGATTAACTTTTTTTCATACACAATACACCTGATCTCCTTCTAGTTCATCCAATCACAATCATAATACCCCAAAGTCAATATGAATTATCAAAAGAGCCATAAAGTATCCACTCAAAAATAAGTTAACTTGACATCATTGAAAAATCACAAATACCACATAATCAGAGCAGGTTTAGGAATGTGAAACCAAGAAATATGTAAAAGACAATTGGTAAATCTATGCAAATACTGACACTAACTAAAGAACCAGTAAAGCCAAGAACATGTTGAAAGGTGTTAGCACAGTTGCCCATCGCAAAAGGTTTGGTATTTGATTTAGGGAAATAACTAACGTACCTTTCGTTTGCTCCGAGATTCCTTCTTATCCTTACCCATGGTGGAACGAGATTGCCGGAACGAGATTCGATGTTCGCCGTCGCTGTTCGCTGTTCGCAGTCGCCGTCCGCCGTTCGCAGTTCGCTGTTCGCAGTCGTCGTTCGCCGTTCGCTATTCGCAGTCGCCATTCGCCGTCTTCCTTCCCTCCTATCGCAATCGCCGTCGTCTTCCTTCCTTCCTCTCGCAATCGTCGTCTTCCTTCCTTCCTATCGCAATCGAACCGTTTGATAGTTTAGGGCGAAAAACAGGGTTGGGAAAGAAAGGATAAATTTATCCAAATTCCCTAAAATTGCCTATATTTATAAAAAGTTGGAGAACTACACTAAAAATGTAAATGAGTTTTAAAATAGGGTCAGTTTTATAATTATCCcaagattaaatataaaatttaagaatacatatacaaaaataaatggactaaTTAAAAGgtcaattaaacaaatttattttttttaatgagaaatatatgtttcattattgttttgtgtttttgtatGCTTTTATGAAATTGTTTGCTAtaatcattttagttttttttttttttttttagattttgtgAGGTTTGATTTCTTActgttgtttttttattgtaCTTATTGTATAAATTACTGTTGTTTATTTTAATCTAATAAAGTTATAAGCATCAtacaaaacttaatttttttttaaaaaaatatatgtataaattaacTAGTTTAATggataaaaacataattaaaaagtaaaaaattgttCATCGTATGAGAAATTGTACAATAATGATAGATTAATACACCATAAGAAtgtaaaaagaagaaaaaaaaaacaccataAGAATCAATCGAAGCCACCTGTAATTATCCTATGTAATCTAATTAGAAGATATAAACAAGAATTTCATGCCTTGATCGTGTCTTTACTAAGACCAGCAAATTTCATCCCATCCATACCCGTTTCCACTTATGGTGTccattaaaaagaaattaagaaaaagCTACTGTGAGAAATGGCACGGAGCCGTTGAAACATGGAACAGGTTGTTTCCTCTTTCAGAAAGTTACAGTTAACCCAGTTTCTATTCCAAGCTAAAAACCGATAAACCCCATTCAAAACCCCATCTCTCAGACCATGCTCTTCCGCTTCATTTTCAAATATGGCTTTCTCTGCTAAAACCCCGCGAATTCCTCTTCCACTTAATCACCACCATCTTAATTCCCGCAACCTCGAAAAAACCTTTACTTTCTCTTTCAAAAATCCTCACAATTCCCATCTTTTCTCCCCACTGCATCCTCCTCAAACCTCACTCTCCACCACCACTTCACTCGCAAAGCAAAACCCCACAAACTCACTCTTGCTTCAACTATGCCTCCGGGGAAGCCTGGACCAAGCACTGGAAGTGCTTCAATCTATGCAAGAATTGGAAACTCCAGTCGAAGAGGAAAGTTTTATTGCTTTGATAAGATTATGCGAGAACAAGAGAGCATTTAATGAGGGTGATTATGTTTGTAAGTCTGTTTTAAATTCATTAGTTACCCCATTGAGTCTTCGACTTGGAAATGCTTTGTTGAGTATGTTTGTGCGGTTTGGTGACGTGGGTAACGCCTGGAATGTGTTTGGGAGAATGGGTGAAAGAGATTTGTTTTCCTGGAATGTTTTGGTTGGTGGGTATGCAAAAGCTGGGTTTTTTGACGAGGCTTTGTGTTTGTATCATAGGATGTTGTGGGGTGGAATTAGGCCTGATATATATACTTTCCCCTGTATTTTGAGGAGCTGTGGTGGGGCGCATGATTTAGAAAGAGGAAGAGAGATTCATGCTCATGTCATCAGATTTGGGTTTGAGATGGATGTTAGTGTGATTAATGCTTTAATCACTATGTATGTAAAATGTGGCCATGTTAGGTTAGCACGTttggtgtttgataaaatgcctAGGAGAGATAGGATTTCTTGGAATGCGATTATTTCTGGGTATTTTGAGAATAGGGAGTGCATGGAAGggttaaaattgtttttcctCATGCGTGAGCTTTCAATTGAGCCTGATTTGATGACCATGACTAGTATAATTTCAGCTTGTGAGCTTCTTGGTGATGATAGATTAGGGAGGGGAATTCATGGGTTTGTGATGAGGACAGAGTATGGCAATGATGCTTCAGTTTATGCTTCGTTGATCCAAATGTACTCTAGTTTCGGATGTTGGAAGGAAGCAGAAGGGGTGTTTACAGGGACTGAGTCTAAAAATGTTGTTTCATGGACAGCTATGATTTCATGCTATGAACACAATTTGCTACATGAAGAGGCATTGGAAACTTACAAAAATATGGAGTTAGAAGGTATTATGCCTGATGAAATAACAATAGCCTGTGTTTTGTCTTCCTGTGCTTGTTTAGGGCAGTTAGATATTGGTATTAGGCTTCATGAGCTTGCTGAAAGGACTGGATTAATATCCTATGTTATTGTTTCGAATTCGCTCATTGATATGTATTCAAAGTGCAAATGTATAGATAAGGCTTTGGAAGTCTTCCATCGGATTCCTGACAAAAATGTGATATCATGGACTTCGATCATTTCAGGGCTTAGGATGAATGACCGCAGCATCGAATCTTTGATATTCTTTCGGCAAATGAAACACATCTTAAAGCCTAATTCTGTTACTTTGATTTCTGTACTGTCTGCATGTGCTAGAATTGGAGCTGTGATGTGTGGAAAAGAGATTCATGCATATGCTTTAAAGACTAGAGTAGCCTCTGAAGGATTTTTACCGAATGCAATCCTGGACATGTATGTGAGGTGTGGAAGAATAGGACTGGCATTGAATCAATTTAAGTCTCAACAGAAGGATGTTGCAGCTTGGAATATTTTTCTTAGAGGGTACGCACAGCGGAGACAAGGGGCAGTGACCGTAGAGTTATTCCATAAAATGCTGAAGTCTAAAATCAATCCAGATGATGTCACGTATATTGCTCTATTATGTGCTTGTAGTAGATCTGGAATGGTGAAGGAGGGTTTGGACTATTTCAACAATATGAAACTGAGAGGGGTCGATCCAAATTTGAAACACTACGCCTGTGTGGTTGATTTACTCGGTCGTGCAGGAAAATTGAAAGAAGCATATGAATTTATTGAGGAAATGCCTATAAAGCCAGATGCAGCCATATGGGGAGCCTTATTGAATGCGTGTAGGCTTCATAAGGAAGTTCAGCTTGGGGAACTTGCTGCTCAGCATATTTTCAAGGAGCACGCAGAAAGTATTGGGTATTATATTCTCCTGTGTAATCTTTACGCCGACAGCTCTAAATGGGATGAACTTGCAAAAGTAAGAAGGATAATGAAAGAGGAAGGGCTAATTGTTGATCCTGGATGTAGTTGGGTTGAAGTAAAGGGAAAGGTTCATGCTTTCCTTAGTGGAGATAGTTTTCATcctcaaataaaagaaatagatgcaGTTTTGAATGGGTTTTATGAGAAAATGAAGGCAGCAGGTTTCAGTAGTGAAGAATTCAGTTGTACTGATGAAGTTGAAACATCAAGAGCCAATGTCCTCTGTGGCCATAGTGAAAGACTTGCCATTGCATTTGGACTCATTAATACTGCTCCTGGGACACCTATATTGGTTACAAAGAATCTCTATATGTGTCAAAGCTGTCATAGATGCATAAATTTTATTTCCAAGATCGTTCGCAGAGAGATCTCGGTAAGGGATACAGAGCAGTTCCACCATTTCAGAGATGGCATATGTTCTTGTGGTGATGAAGGCTTCTAGAATAAATAAGAAGCTCAAAGTAATATGAATATGCAGTCCTCTATAACGGGTATTCTACGACAGGTACTCTATAGTTGTGATTGAGGGATGCCAAAAACCTTGGTGATCCAGTGCTCCAAGAAACTCGAGCAATATGACCATACTGCAGTTGAACACTCACTGGAGAGGCAGCTTCAATTTTGTGGCATAGCAACTCCTAATTGGGATGTGGATCAATGATGAGGTAAGCTCCTTGAAAACTAAGCATATTGCTTTAAATAAAGAAGATGAGTAGCCATGCCATGACATCAAATGGACAAAAATGTGGAACACATACACAATTATGTTAAATACTGGTGCACAGACGTTCTATCTAGTTCACAATGGCTGAACGTTTGTTACCATGTACCAACTCCTTAGGGTATCATGCTACTAAGCTTTCTTGTCTATGTAAGATGTGATATTTTATTTGCTGGAAAACAGATACATAATTATGTTGAATATTAGTGCACATATTTACATCATACCAATGAAAGCTTTATTAATGCATTTGTTAGTGAAAGGTAAGTTTGATTTCGATTTCATTTTATATGTTACAATTTCTTATGTCGTAATCCATAACTTAGGAAATGTTAAAAATTTATCTCTAATATttccaagcaagttcaattttaCTCTAACTACCAGAAAATTTGAACGGACTGGTTTTACCACATCGAACATTctaaacatcaattatgtctaacgTGGTAATAATACAGTTACAAACAATATGATAAAATCAACTACTAAGTTTGTCATATATAACAACTGAgtctgttatatatatatatatatatatatatatatatatatatatatataagttaatcataaaaaaatatctCAAAGTGTCCAAAATGTTTATTGTGTTACTAATGGTCTATAAACAATTATCTGCCAAAATGCACATTCCAAATTTTCTACAAATTTGTCTGGAAGGTACAATGTGAGTCAAATAACTATCAAATCAGTCTattcaaattttcaattaaCTAGGGGTCAAAATTAATCTTGCTTCGAAACTTCCGGGGTAAATTTTTACTCTTTTGGAAGTTACAAGTAAATATGCATTTTCCCAAAAACTATATCGTAAATTTGGACCTTATCCCTTTAAAAAAAGACAAGAGTTTATTAGTACAGGCAAGTATCTTATGAAGTTGAAGTTTGTATTTTGTATGCTGTATAATTCAAAACATCAAGCAACTTATTCAACACATGGTTTCCTCAGCTCAAGTTTTTAAGCTTACATATCAGCTCCTTTAGTATTTAAACTTTGTGCAAAATTGTAGATGTTGTGATACAAGAATTATAGTTCAAAACATCAAGCAACTTATTCAACACATGGTTTGCTCAGCTCAAGTTTTTAAGCTTACATATCAGCTCCTTTAGTATTTAAACTTTGTGCAAAATTGTAGATGTTGTGATACAAGAATTATTTGCAAAAATTATGTTCCACGAGATTGAAAATTACCCgtgaggatttttttttttttctttttttttttggagtgAGGGTATGCAACAAAGATCCAACTTGATTATTTGGAAAACAACAAGCTGTTATACATCTCTCAGAATCTCTCATAtagaaatcaaatacaaaaacaATATACAAAGATCTCAACACAGTTATTCAGCTCATATAGCTTTTACACTCTATATATGGTACAAATGAATTAACACACAAAAAAATGGAGTTATTATATTTTTACTGCTTTCTTGATCGACTTCATGGATGACTTAATGAAGCTGTTTCCTGCAGCAGCATGACTCTCGTAGCAGTAGTTATCATCCTCATCGGTTACCATTGGCTTCTTTCTCATGCATTCTACTCCCTTTCTCATGCCCAAGAGCAAGGGAGACGATGGGATTTGACGCAAGGACCTTGCACTTTCAGACCTTGCAAGCCCTTTtccttttccattttctgtcctTTCTTTCCCTTCACCACCACCTACATTTCTTTTCCCTATCAAGCTATTGCTTGCTATCTCAACAACCTCTTCTACTGTATTTCCTTTGTCCTTCTCATGGGTTATCTGCTGGCGCTCCTCTGTTAAAGCCTCCTTGTTGTCATATCCTTTCTTCTTCGCTTCTTTCTGAGGGAACTTTTGATTTAGTCTTGCAATTATATCATCACTCCTCCTGCTTTTATCAAGGTCATTTGAGTTTTCAGGTTCCACATCATCTTGAGAGTTATCTAGCAGCAGTTGTAGCCATCTCTCCACGTTTCCTTTCCCACGTTGTTTCCTgccctcttcatcttcttcatcttcttttatTTCTGGCTCTCGAATAATTGGGAATTGAATTCTTTCTCTTTTACCTTCTGCAAGTTGTTCCCCTCtcttttcatcttcttcatcttcctctaaTTCTGACTCTCGGATAATTGGGAATTGAATTTGGTCTCTTTTGCCTTCTCCTATATTTAGAGCTCGAAGCTTATGCTCAATCAGAAATTCATTATCTGAGACAACAATGATTGATTCATTGTGCCCATCAAGATCTGCTCTGATAATATCTGTTGCAGGATTTTTCAattcttcaatttcttcatACTTGCCATCTTCATTTGCAGACATGCCAGCATCAGATGCTTTATGTTCCTCCTCGAGAAATACTCTCAGCTCCTTGTGCAGAGGTGTTCTTGGCCTGGTTCCTGGCAAATACAGAACAGCTTTATGGTCTCTATCTTCAGATAAGGTATCATCCATTCTTGATCTCTTCCTTGCATACTCCCATTCAGGCCTTATCTGCCTCTCAATCTCATCCCTTTGTTTGAATTTCTTATGGAGTTCTCTCTCCGAGTTATCACACATTGTCTTTTGTGCTTCAAGCCTTGCCATGAGTGCACTAGTTGCAGCTTGGTTGAGTCTCGCTTGTTCCTTATAAATGACACTCCtgcagaaaagaaaataaaaaagcttCAATAATTGGTCTTTTCAGTCTATAATTAATCCTAGAATGAAATATTTTTTGATGGTTTAATGAAAACGTACTGGTGCATAGCATCTCTAATCATCTTCTCTAGCATAGCCCTATATGATGATTGTGCCTCTGCTAGCCTCCTGCACTTTTCTGCCCTTCTCCTACGTTTAATGAGTTGCATCTCCAAGTCCTGAATAGCAAGCTTTTCCTCGTCGTTCTTTCTCCTCATTTCATGAACTTCATCATCCAATTTCTGTATTTCAGTTTGTATCTTTTGAGATTCTTCTCTTTGCTTCAATGAGTCCCTGGCTAAGACAATGGCTTGGTATGGATTTGTAACAAAGTCTGGGTTCTCATTTTCTTTCAGATCACTATGCCTTACTTTCCTTGCAGCTGAAATAGCAGAATGCACAAACAGAATAAGATGTGTATGCTATGAACTCCAAGCCAACATGAATATACAAgcaagaaaaaggaaagaactGAAACGTTTATGGAAAACATAAACTTTTTATTCACATTCTTGTACTAACCAATTGCAGGAGAACCTGCCCTTATCTGCCTATTGTAATCAAGTGATTTCAAAGCCATTGAAGAATCATAGGACTCTCTTCGAGATACAACAAGAGCAGCTGGAGCAAGGCCTATTTGCTCTTTTGATTCAAAGAAATGTTGTGGAAATAAATGCGAGTCCACAGTCTGAGAATCatttatttcttcattttcagCCTCCGcgaataaaaatgaaaatgccCTATGCCTGCCATTATTATGGAATATAACAGATTACAAAGATTTCTTTTACATTTCTCATATGGAAAATGATCGCAGAAGCGAGAGTTGTGATGCAGACCCACCTGAAATCCGAGTTGGAGGAAGCAAATATGGATATAAACTGGTTAACTGAAATTCCCAACTGAAAATCCCACCATGGAACAAGAAACTCTAACTTGGTATGCTTTCTC
The window above is part of the Euphorbia lathyris chromosome 3, ddEupLath1.1, whole genome shotgun sequence genome. Proteins encoded here:
- the LOC136224255 gene encoding pentatricopeptide repeat-containing protein At1g15510, chloroplastic — translated: MAFSAKTPRIPLPLNHHHLNSRNLEKTFTFSFKNPHNSHLFSPLHPPQTSLSTTTSLAKQNPTNSLLLQLCLRGSLDQALEVLQSMQELETPVEEESFIALIRLCENKRAFNEGDYVCKSVLNSLVTPLSLRLGNALLSMFVRFGDVGNAWNVFGRMGERDLFSWNVLVGGYAKAGFFDEALCLYHRMLWGGIRPDIYTFPCILRSCGGAHDLERGREIHAHVIRFGFEMDVSVINALITMYVKCGHVRLARLVFDKMPRRDRISWNAIISGYFENRECMEGLKLFFLMRELSIEPDLMTMTSIISACELLGDDRLGRGIHGFVMRTEYGNDASVYASLIQMYSSFGCWKEAEGVFTGTESKNVVSWTAMISCYEHNLLHEEALETYKNMELEGIMPDEITIACVLSSCACLGQLDIGIRLHELAERTGLISYVIVSNSLIDMYSKCKCIDKALEVFHRIPDKNVISWTSIISGLRMNDRSIESLIFFRQMKHILKPNSVTLISVLSACARIGAVMCGKEIHAYALKTRVASEGFLPNAILDMYVRCGRIGLALNQFKSQQKDVAAWNIFLRGYAQRRQGAVTVELFHKMLKSKINPDDVTYIALLCACSRSGMVKEGLDYFNNMKLRGVDPNLKHYACVVDLLGRAGKLKEAYEFIEEMPIKPDAAIWGALLNACRLHKEVQLGELAAQHIFKEHAESIGYYILLCNLYADSSKWDELAKVRRIMKEEGLIVDPGCSWVEVKGKVHAFLSGDSFHPQIKEIDAVLNGFYEKMKAAGFSSEEFSCTDEVETSRANVLCGHSERLAIAFGLINTAPGTPILVTKNLYMCQSCHRCINFISKIVRREISVRDTEQFHHFRDGICSCGDEGF
- the LOC136221600 gene encoding uncharacterized protein, which produces MAAEFAFTEEDMMVDDGVGYPKAYAKLCRDRGAGPYCYAPPFTFTPYSLQQNEKLRARELEQLFPVIDPKAKKTGKPKIFASLLWKQLSHLGNAGFDPAVIRVDTYGNVLYLHADKASPLAWDIDHWFPCQRGGLTVPSNLRILQWQVCKRKHTKLEFLVPWWDFQLGISVNQFISIFASSNSDFRHRAFSFLFAEAENEEINDSQTVDSHLFPQHFFESKEQIGLAPAALVVSRRESYDSSMALKSLDYNRQIRAGSPAIAARKVRHSDLKENENPDFVTNPYQAIVLARDSLKQREESQKIQTEIQKLDDEVHEMRRKNDEEKLAIQDLEMQLIKRRRRAEKCRRLAEAQSSYRAMLEKMIRDAMHQSVIYKEQARLNQAATSALMARLEAQKTMCDNSERELHKKFKQRDEIERQIRPEWEYARKRSRMDDTLSEDRDHKAVLYLPGTRPRTPLHKELRVFLEEEHKASDAGMSANEDGKYEEIEELKNPATDIIRADLDGHNESIIVVSDNEFLIEHKLRALNIGEGKRDQIQFPIIRESELEEDEEDEKRGEQLAEGKRERIQFPIIREPEIKEDEEDEEGRKQRGKGNVERWLQLLLDNSQDDVEPENSNDLDKSRRSDDIIARLNQKFPQKEAKKKGYDNKEALTEERQQITHEKDKGNTVEEVVEIASNSLIGKRNVGGGEGKERTENGKGKGLARSESARSLRQIPSSPLLLGMRKGVECMRKKPMVTDEDDNYCYESHAAAGNSFIKSSMKSIKKAVKI